CCTCATGATCGCTCCCGTCTATACCGCTGAGGTCTCCCCTGCCTCCACTCGCGGCTTCCTCACCTCCTTCCCCGAGGTActaactcattttttttatttggctcCCCCTAAATTGGTAGCATCTTTCTCAttattgttttcatttttcatcaactttgtttttttttttaatgttgcatGTGCAGTCTTCTTGctatgagaaaaattaaaaagttagaATGGTGATTCACGTTTATggcttatttttctcgtttagaACTTTTTGTTATTACGGCCGCCAACATGGAGCCCACTATATGAATGGATGTCATTTTGGTGGTTTAGGTATTCATCAACATCGGCATCCTCCTCGGCTACATCTCCAACTATGCCTTCTCCAAGCTCCGCCTCAGCCTCGGGTGGCGTATGATGCTCGGTGTGGGAGCAATCCCCTCCGTCCTCCTTGCCTTCGGGGTTCTCGCCATGCCGGAGTCCCCTCGGTGGCTCATCATGCAAGGCCGCTTGGGTGATGCGAAGACCGTCCTAGCCAGGACCTCTGACTCCAAGGAGGAGGCGGCGCTCCGGCTCGCGGACATCAAGGAGGCTGCTGGCATCCCTGAGGAGTGCAACGACGATGTTGTCGAGGTCACGAAGCGGAGCACTGGGGAGGGTGTGTGGCGTGATCTCCTCCTCCACCCAACGCCGTCCGTTCGCCACATTCTCATTTGTGCCGTTGGGATCCACTTCTTCCAACAGGCTTCCGGCATCGACGCTGTTGTCCTCTATAGTCCTCGCATCTTTGAGAAGGTCGGCATCACCTCCTCCGATAGAAAGCTCGTCGCCACCATTGCGGTCGGCGTCGTAAAGACATTGTTCATTCTCGTCGCCACCTTCCTCCTTGACCGAATCGGAAGGCGGCCGTTGCTACTGAGCAGCGTCGGCGGGATGATCATCTCACTCGGCTCCCTCGGAGTGTGCCTCACGATCATCAACCATAGCCAAACGAAACTCATGTGGGCGGTGGTCGTGTGCATCGCGTCGGTGTTGTCCTACGTGGCTTTCTTCTCCATCGGGATGGGGCCAATCACGTGGGTGTACAGCTCGGAGATCTTTCCGCTAAGGCTCCGGGCGCAGGGGTGCGCGATCGGTGTCGCCATGAACCGGGTGACGAGTGGAGTGTTAGCGATGTCGTTTATATCGCTATACGAGGCGATCAGCATCGGCGGGGCCTTTTTCCTGTTCATGGCAGTCGCGTGTGCCGCATGGTTGTTCTTCTACATACTAATGCCGGAGACGCAGGGGCGAACGCTAGAGGAGATGGGGCAGTTCTTTGGTAATTACACCAAGTGGAGGTCCGTGGCAAGGGAGATTGACATACAAAGGAATAAAGAGGTGGTCAACGGCAACGGAGGCAATGGCGAGGGCCAATTAGGGAAATGATTATAAAGGTAGGGTACATCCGGTGGAAATGGATGCCTTTGTTAGGGTTTTTATAGTAATTATACGTAATGTGAtttggtttgataattgctGACGTGGATAATGCCGGAAAGGGTTGCTCCTTGTTTGGcattttaaagaaacaaaaacgaATTACTATGATgaatttcaaaagaagaagCCGAGAGAAATTCCTTGGTTCTTAGTCGTCtactctttttcctttaataCAGTGGTTGGGACTTTTGTTTTCACCACCAATTTGGATCTTTACTTAGATAATTTACGAAGGTTGTCATCTGGACCTATTCTGTCAAAATCGAATTTATCGTGAATAGATGGATCCAATGGAACAACATCAATTTCCACTCATTTCATTTAATAGTGAATATTACCCTCGGTATCTCAAGTTCGGAACTTGGGTGGTTCTTATCGTGCGAAAGTCGGTACCGCTACGCcaaatctaaatttattcttGTCATCAAATGTAGAAGCTATGAATTGTGTTATAACTTCCCTTCACTGGAAgacttatctttttttttttttttttttttttttgctgcacTTAAGTGAATCcacatataaaattttcaactttacAATGAATTTAGGTTATATTCCAAGTAAAGTTATGTCACACCCAACGATAATTTCATATccattcataaaaaaatgaaattaaattgacataattcaTAGATTGAATAAGAAAAAGGGGATTGATGATCACTACACAAATTATCACGTAAGATACAATAGATGTTGGATAAATCTATCCATCGATTAAGCTTTTAAAAATAGCTAGGATAATGTCATTCTCTAACCGATGAATAtagttatatatatatcgaGAAAAagcaaacttttctttttggcgcCCCCCGCAGTGGCGAGGACAGAGAGAAGTCAAGTAAATATGTAGTcttataataaatcaaaagtacaTCGTTGGCTGAGTTGCTCATCGTGGCACAAAGCACAAAGCAAAGGAGCAAACATTCACTGATCAAACTCCTGTTgcaatttctattttgaaaccCTAGAGTATATTTCCTCGGTTCAAGACATTATTTAGTCCAATTTTATGCTCTTTTGAATTGACATTCCACTAtaaattgaagaaagattaaAACATCAACTGGGGTGCCTCCTTCAAAAGTTTTGATTTATTGTTcaatgttcaaaaaaaaaaaaaactcctgttgcaatttctattttgaggTTTAAGAcatttatttactaattttatgaTCTCGATTTATAATCTTATCACGATTTAAATCTCGATCCtatgtaaaagaaaatttgaagcgGATGGGAGTGTCTAGATAATGGAGGTTCAAAATCCTATAAATTCATGAAAAGTGTGGATGACATATTACAATGTCTTAATTTGGTAAGTCCTACATCTTTCACTAAGGCTTGAAAATTTTTGACTGGTTACATGTATACTTATGCATTTAATTTGGTTGGTTGATGTTTCCAAACGCCGCGATGTTAATTGACTAGATTAATGGGAACATCTAGGTATAGGAATGAAAATAGTCGTTACGTTCAATATGACAACTTCCATTTATTTCACTTTCTTCTACTTGTTCtagtcctttttcttttttgtcccaCTTGATaggggaaaattatttttttaaatgatgtaCGGTACAATATTATATCATAGAATATCCGGTCTCTCAAGAATTTCGACAC
This Eucalyptus grandis isolate ANBG69807.140 chromosome 7, ASM1654582v1, whole genome shotgun sequence DNA region includes the following protein-coding sequences:
- the LOC104452642 gene encoding polyol transporter 5, coding for MEMADQKTVAKSAVSNNGLRPKSIEDFDPPARPRRNKYAMACATLASTTSILLGYDIGVMSGAIIYIKEDLKISDVEVEILTGILAVYSLLGSAMAGRTSDWIGRRYTIVLAGAIFFAGALLMGFAPNYAFLMFGRFVAGIGVGYALMIAPVYTAEVSPASTRGFLTSFPEVFINIGILLGYISNYAFSKLRLSLGWRMMLGVGAIPSVLLAFGVLAMPESPRWLIMQGRLGDAKTVLARTSDSKEEAALRLADIKEAAGIPEECNDDVVEVTKRSTGEGVWRDLLLHPTPSVRHILICAVGIHFFQQASGIDAVVLYSPRIFEKVGITSSDRKLVATIAVGVVKTLFILVATFLLDRIGRRPLLLSSVGGMIISLGSLGVCLTIINHSQTKLMWAVVVCIASVLSYVAFFSIGMGPITWVYSSEIFPLRLRAQGCAIGVAMNRVTSGVLAMSFISLYEAISIGGAFFLFMAVACAAWLFFYILMPETQGRTLEEMGQFFGNYTKWRSVAREIDIQRNKEVVNGNGGNGEGQLGK